A DNA window from Geovibrio ferrireducens contains the following coding sequences:
- a CDS encoding ATP-binding protein yields the protein MEQNKNGFAEKLKLVLIAVILLNLIHAVIHIKSYTRNIETYKHHIIDMGMNSLKSLEGGRRAFMVSRYAGMDRLIRFVEELSTQNSVLNMVIFDEDGKIIVNPSPAHTPPYMGEISGYSIVESGETITIYTSFKTFSNPNHGHMMERRSGQRMMGEPPNPENLQDITVALVMDSSAVALAKRQMYTGLVQIGIILVFLIVAYVLVIRFIRLHLLQIERFKKVEQEAEMGKMSHILAHEIRNPLSSISGLISFAAKKEQSPDIKDILAHTTDEINRLNTIVNDFLTFGKELKADMQNISVGALADKTINLLSADFKSKSVRIAINGEDALIKADADKMLQVLFNLLLNALQASPEHGTVEIDYSEKGITVKNDVAGEAPEKNRLFEPFYTTKAKGSGLGLAVVKRICALHGFQADVKSTNPFIIEIKFGR from the coding sequence ATGGAACAAAATAAAAACGGATTCGCCGAAAAGCTCAAGCTGGTGCTTATCGCAGTGATACTGCTTAACCTGATACACGCGGTAATCCATATAAAATCCTACACGAGAAACATAGAGACATACAAACACCACATAATAGACATGGGTATGAACTCTCTGAAATCGCTGGAAGGCGGAAGGCGGGCGTTCATGGTTTCCAGATATGCCGGAATGGACAGGCTGATACGCTTTGTTGAGGAACTCAGCACACAGAATTCAGTGCTGAATATGGTTATTTTCGATGAAGACGGCAAAATAATAGTCAACCCCTCCCCTGCCCACACGCCGCCTTACATGGGGGAGATAAGCGGGTACTCCATTGTTGAGAGCGGTGAAACAATAACAATTTATACATCATTCAAGACATTCAGCAATCCTAACCACGGGCACATGATGGAGCGAAGATCCGGACAGAGGATGATGGGGGAACCGCCCAATCCCGAAAACCTACAGGATATAACAGTTGCTCTTGTTATGGATTCCTCCGCTGTTGCCCTCGCAAAAAGACAGATGTACACAGGGCTTGTTCAGATAGGGATTATACTTGTTTTCCTCATAGTTGCATATGTGCTGGTAATACGCTTCATCAGGCTGCACCTGCTCCAGATTGAACGGTTCAAAAAGGTTGAACAGGAAGCAGAGATGGGCAAAATGTCCCACATCCTCGCCCATGAAATAAGAAACCCGCTGAGCTCAATCTCCGGTCTTATAAGCTTTGCCGCAAAAAAGGAGCAGAGCCCCGACATAAAAGACATTCTGGCTCACACAACAGACGAAATAAACAGGCTGAACACCATAGTAAACGACTTCCTCACTTTCGGCAAAGAGCTCAAGGCGGACATGCAGAATATTTCCGTCGGCGCGCTGGCGGATAAGACGATTAACCTTCTTTCCGCTGATTTTAAAAGCAAATCAGTCCGCATAGCGATCAACGGCGAGGATGCCCTGATAAAGGCTGATGCAGACAAAATGCTTCAGGTGCTGTTCAACCTGCTTCTTAATGCCCTGCAAGCATCGCCGGAGCATGGAACAGTGGAGATAGACTACAGCGAGAAAGGAATCACAGTGAAAAACGATGTGGCCGGAGAAGCACCAGAGAAAAACAGGCTCTTTGAACCATTTTATACCACAAAGGCAAAAGGTTCGGGGCTGGGGCTCGCGGTGGTGAAAAGGATATGCGCCCTCCACGGGTTTCAGGCGGACGTTAAAAGCACAAACCCTTTTATTATAGAAATAAAATTCGGCAGGTAA
- a CDS encoding sigma-54-dependent transcriptional regulator, translating to MAGRILIVDDESNHRLMIKLHLEDNGYKTEEAANGAEALIKLDDFEPDAILLDMKMDIMDGLTFLTHVSRRGLTVPVIVITAFSSVKTAVEAMKLGAADYLTKPVDIDHMLETVAKTLIEKTVIPPLEYAEEYSFEGVYSADGLGKIIEQLKMVAPLNATVLILGESGTGKELIARSIHANSPRKNKPFVAVNCAALNENLIESELFGHMKGAFTGASANKEGRFELADGGTIFLDEIGELPPQVQAKLLRVLQDRTFERVGGIRTLTTDARIVAATNKDLKTLSERGEYREDLYFRLSVFPVNLPPLRERNQEIEPLVNFFISKYAQRFGKLIKGAEKSYIDKLKKYPFPGNIRELENIVERSVILSKSERLTPDTLPPLENRNGCGSLDMRDNEKDLIIKALEKTGGNKTKAAEVLGISRRTLHSKINEFGIK from the coding sequence ATGGCTGGCAGAATACTTATTGTTGATGACGAATCCAACCACAGACTGATGATTAAGCTTCACCTTGAAGACAACGGATATAAAACCGAGGAAGCAGCTAACGGAGCTGAGGCTCTTATTAAGCTTGATGATTTTGAGCCTGATGCAATCCTCCTCGACATGAAGATGGATATAATGGACGGCCTTACCTTTCTCACCCATGTGAGCAGAAGGGGGCTGACTGTGCCTGTCATAGTGATAACCGCATTCTCCAGCGTTAAAACCGCTGTGGAGGCCATGAAACTCGGCGCTGCGGATTATCTCACCAAACCTGTGGATATAGACCACATGCTTGAAACAGTGGCAAAAACACTGATTGAGAAAACTGTTATACCCCCCCTTGAATACGCTGAGGAGTACAGCTTTGAAGGTGTTTACTCCGCAGACGGACTGGGGAAAATCATAGAACAGCTTAAGATGGTGGCTCCTCTGAATGCAACTGTTCTGATCCTCGGAGAATCTGGCACGGGGAAAGAGCTTATTGCCCGCTCAATACACGCCAACTCCCCCCGGAAGAATAAGCCGTTCGTAGCAGTGAACTGCGCCGCACTGAATGAAAACCTCATAGAAAGCGAGCTCTTCGGCCACATGAAAGGCGCATTCACCGGAGCATCCGCAAACAAAGAGGGACGTTTTGAGCTGGCGGACGGAGGCACAATATTTCTGGATGAGATAGGCGAGCTTCCCCCGCAGGTGCAGGCAAAGCTGCTCCGTGTACTTCAGGACAGAACATTTGAGCGTGTTGGCGGAATCCGCACACTGACCACGGATGCGCGCATTGTGGCGGCTACAAACAAGGATCTGAAAACACTTTCGGAAAGAGGGGAATACAGGGAGGATCTGTATTTCAGGCTGTCGGTGTTCCCTGTGAATCTCCCTCCGCTCAGGGAAAGAAATCAGGAGATTGAGCCTTTGGTGAACTTTTTTATATCAAAATACGCCCAGAGGTTCGGGAAACTGATCAAGGGAGCGGAAAAAAGCTATATTGATAAGCTGAAAAAATATCCTTTTCCCGGCAACATAAGGGAGCTTGAAAACATAGTGGAAAGAAGCGTTATTCTCTCAAAATCAGAAAGGCTTACCCCTGACACCCTGCCGCCGCTTGAAAACAGAAACGGCTGCGGTTCGCTGGACATGCGGGACAACGAAAAGGATCTTATAATCAAGGCGCTGGAAAAAACAGGCGGAAACAAAACAAAGGCGGCTGAGGTTCTGGGAATTTCGCGCAGAACACTCCACAGCAAAATAAACGAATTCGGCATTAAATAA